From the genome of Streptomyces sp. NBC_01317, one region includes:
- a CDS encoding SMI1/KNR4 family protein gives MNPETRDPAEFTALREILGSRSEAVAPAGWEAVRSFEAEHGIVLPEPYRTFVAEICDGLRAGPPHYGLLPFARTPSDWGSDRPERLLAEPFPLTAAWLWEEEGDEAALSDEEFEARTAPVFDHGSLLLGTDGCGMYWHLIITGPQRGHVWFIDEYGAVPFGTRPDTSLMPGTPGFAGWVTRWAEGRSLFAST, from the coding sequence ATGAACCCAGAAACCCGCGACCCAGCCGAGTTCACCGCCCTCCGCGAAATACTCGGGTCCCGATCCGAGGCCGTGGCGCCGGCCGGTTGGGAGGCGGTGCGGTCCTTCGAGGCGGAGCACGGCATCGTACTCCCGGAGCCGTACCGCACGTTCGTGGCGGAGATCTGCGACGGACTGCGCGCGGGACCGCCCCACTACGGTCTGCTGCCCTTCGCGCGCACGCCCTCGGACTGGGGCTCGGACCGCCCCGAGCGCCTGCTCGCCGAGCCCTTTCCGCTCACGGCGGCGTGGTTGTGGGAGGAGGAGGGCGACGAAGCGGCGCTGTCGGACGAGGAGTTCGAGGCCCGGACAGCCCCCGTCTTCGACCACGGCTCGCTGCTGCTGGGCACCGACGGCTGCGGTATGTACTGGCACTTGATCATCACCGGCCCGCAGCGCGGTCACGTCTGGTTCATCGACGAGTACGGCGCGGTGCCCTTCGGCACCCGGCCGGACACCTCGTTGATGCCGGGGACGCCCGGTTTCGCGGGGTGGGTGACCCGCTGGGCCGAGGGCCGCTCCTTGTTCGCGAGCACCTGA
- a CDS encoding calcium-binding protein: MLSYLISRRYLRAASALTLVLGTGLAVPAALAPAAVAAAPSATAEVNSYGWQLTYTAAAGQTNKPAVKESLVKGSTEVSYVIDDVIPISAGRGCVHPVGTDRTKVVCTVSGVDSQDPYAALEMRLGDGNDTVSINNTTGQIFLFNSVDLGPGNDKLTGNSGIDGNHVSGQAGNDTITVGKYGTILGGDGADTLSATGGDNIVQGGKGNDVIRGAAGAQSLSGDDGNDSLYGGNGNDSLYGGKGNDVLYGNSGADVLYGNTGNDKLYGGAGKDTLSGGAGKNVVRQD; the protein is encoded by the coding sequence ATGCTCTCGTATCTCATCAGTCGCCGATACCTGCGTGCAGCCTCGGCGCTGACTCTGGTCCTCGGCACGGGACTTGCCGTTCCGGCCGCCCTCGCCCCCGCCGCCGTTGCCGCGGCGCCCTCCGCCACCGCCGAGGTCAACTCGTACGGCTGGCAGCTCACCTACACGGCCGCCGCCGGACAGACGAACAAGCCCGCCGTCAAGGAGTCGCTGGTCAAGGGCAGTACGGAGGTCAGCTATGTGATCGACGACGTCATCCCGATCAGCGCGGGGCGTGGCTGCGTCCATCCCGTCGGCACGGACCGCACCAAGGTCGTCTGCACGGTCAGTGGTGTGGACAGCCAGGACCCGTACGCCGCGTTGGAGATGCGCCTCGGTGACGGCAACGACACCGTCAGCATCAACAACACCACCGGTCAGATCTTCCTCTTCAACAGCGTCGACCTGGGCCCCGGCAACGACAAGCTGACCGGCAACAGCGGGATCGACGGCAATCACGTCTCGGGTCAGGCCGGCAACGACACCATCACGGTCGGCAAGTACGGGACCATCCTGGGCGGTGACGGCGCCGACACGCTCTCCGCCACTGGCGGCGACAACATCGTGCAGGGCGGGAAAGGGAACGACGTGATCCGCGGTGCTGCGGGCGCCCAGTCCCTGTCCGGCGACGACGGCAATGATTCGTTGTACGGGGGGAACGGCAACGACTCGCTGTACGGCGGCAAGGGCAATGACGTCCTGTACGGGAACAGCGGTGCCGACGTGTTGTACGGGAACACCGGGAACGACAAGCTGTACGGCGGCGCCGGCAAGGACACGCTCTCCGGCGGCGCCGGGAAGAACGTCGTCCGTCAGGACTGA
- a CDS encoding hydrolase yields MLGSVKSRCLLIAATASLGLVTAGAGYSAQAAGPAARAAVPAAPAAAAATHRVLFDNSKAEQAGNADWVIGSSQPDPLGQDSTPTKETDWTGGLSAWGVALQRTGDYSLKTLPAGNTITYGGSGALDLKNFDTFVLPEPNIRLSTAEKTAVMKFVQAGGGLFLISDHDVSDRNNDGYDSPMIINDLMTSNGVDNTNPFGFSVDKLNVASGNPKAISDSSNPVLNGSFGKVTGSLIANGTTFTLKPADNPAVKGLLWRSGYSTTGTTGAFFVTSTFGSGRVAIWGDSSPVDDGTGASGDTLYDGWNDSSATNAALALNATAWLSGTGTGGGGGGGTCTTSGQLLANPGFESGTSGWSATSGVITSSTAKASHSGSYKAWLGGAGTAGTETLSQSVTIPANCSASLSFWLHIDTAETGTTAYDTLKVQVLNSSGTVLGTPATYSNVNAATGYTQRTLDLSAYAGQSVTLKFTSTEGSKLQTSFVVDDTALNVS; encoded by the coding sequence ATGCTTGGATCCGTGAAGTCCCGCTGCCTGCTCATCGCCGCCACGGCGTCCCTCGGTCTGGTCACCGCGGGCGCCGGCTACTCCGCCCAGGCGGCCGGCCCGGCCGCCCGCGCCGCTGTCCCCGCAGCTCCCGCCGCCGCTGCCGCCACGCACCGCGTGCTCTTCGACAACTCGAAGGCCGAGCAGGCCGGCAACGCCGACTGGGTCATCGGCTCCAGCCAGCCTGACCCGCTCGGCCAGGACTCCACCCCCACGAAGGAGACCGACTGGACCGGTGGCCTCTCCGCGTGGGGTGTCGCGCTCCAGAGAACCGGTGACTACTCGCTCAAGACCCTGCCGGCCGGCAACACCATCACCTACGGCGGCTCCGGCGCCCTCGACCTCAAGAACTTCGACACCTTCGTCCTGCCCGAGCCCAACATCCGGCTCAGCACGGCGGAGAAGACCGCGGTCATGAAGTTCGTACAGGCGGGTGGCGGGCTCTTCCTGATCTCCGACCACGACGTCAGTGACCGCAACAACGACGGTTACGACTCGCCCATGATCATCAACGACCTGATGACCAGCAACGGGGTGGACAACACGAACCCGTTCGGCTTCTCGGTCGACAAGCTCAACGTCGCCTCCGGCAACCCGAAGGCGATCAGCGACAGTTCGAACCCGGTCCTGAACGGCTCCTTCGGCAAGGTGACCGGCAGCCTGATCGCCAACGGCACCACCTTCACCCTCAAGCCGGCCGACAACCCGGCCGTCAAGGGCCTTCTCTGGCGCTCCGGTTACAGCACCACCGGCACCACCGGCGCCTTCTTCGTCACCAGCACGTTCGGCAGCGGCCGGGTGGCGATCTGGGGTGACAGCTCGCCGGTCGACGACGGTACGGGCGCCTCGGGCGACACCCTCTACGACGGCTGGAACGACTCGTCGGCCACCAACGCCGCGCTCGCCCTGAACGCGACGGCGTGGCTGTCCGGTACGGGCACCGGTGGCGGGGGTGGCGGCGGCACCTGCACCACGTCGGGCCAGCTGCTCGCCAACCCCGGCTTTGAGTCGGGCACTTCGGGGTGGAGCGCCACGTCCGGCGTGATCACCTCCAGCACCGCGAAGGCGTCCCATTCCGGTTCGTACAAGGCGTGGCTCGGTGGCGCGGGTACGGCAGGTACGGAGACGCTCTCCCAGTCGGTGACGATCCCGGCCAACTGCTCCGCCTCGCTGAGCTTCTGGCTGCACATCGACACCGCCGAGACCGGCACGACGGCGTACGACACGCTCAAGGTGCAGGTCCTGAACTCCTCGGGCACCGTCCTCGGCACCCCCGCGACGTACTCCAACGTCAACGCGGCGACCGGCTACACCCAGCGCACCCTTGACCTCAGCGCCTACGCCGGCCAGTCGGTGACGCTGAAGTTCACCAGCACGGAAGGCTCCAAGCTCCAGACGTCGTTCGTGGTGGACGACACCGCGCTCAACGTCAGCTGA
- a CDS encoding polymorphic toxin-type HINT domain-containing protein codes for MIDLAAALRLLRENLRDGTNVAWLESGDVLRIGVDTDFYLAVQIQESALGSLTEIEKMGLYPVRVPSWAEEEEEPTVSRPADGGYWTEVTARAAVDSTTPTLILERWAHGRCGHRWYLVEDGGLPLGAGSVRRQSLVTAFFGAEIRWAARSGLAGTYQTGVSYKPSGVVGGVSYSAAGALPGGSYSLTYDTNTLRPVAMIGNGYSTTTSYSLTGKPLVHELGDNSDGTRTVITNEYERGTRRLANTRVDRLPIPGVDKYLTYRYDQIGNILSAADVSRSGTDNQCYTYDHLRRLTEAWTEPDTACATTPVGQTIAGPAPYWNSYTYDKTGNRLTETRHDTAGDSSKDLKSTYDYPDAGQPRPHALDSVTTTGPTVTSQDSYTYDETGNTTTRTVSGDTQSLLWDVEGHLAKVTEAGEGGDKVTDYLYDADGNRLIARTPTETTLYLGHTEITVAKGTTTPKATRYIDIGEGNQAVQDNNGAVSFTIADHQGTGQLAVTSNSQTLTQRRTQPFGSPRGTQPTTWPGTKNFVGGTNDTSTGLTHLGAREYDSSTGRFLSVDPLLDTANPQQMNGYSYAENSPITQSDPSGLMACASPAECGGGLQYGNSPAAQSGKPLNDPSWGCPGCDGDSYDDGWWESSGWSAAPISPSIKPGTVMVFPNIHVPADWKYADDYKTKLNEAITRNDLRPGQTSSWITNPEFEDQPEKAAEDIQRLSFIICGKVDGCPKSISSAKAFVLAGVSAQIAAGGGEGSVGRWSAGATKGQCNSFTPGTKVLLEDGTTKPIEDLKVGDKVLATDPETGKTTPKKVTAEIKGKGLKNLVKIALRISNKRGSSTTTVTATDGHPFWVPELHEWIDATDLRAGQHLQTSTGGARVQITALERQTRPATVYNLTIADLHTYYVLAGATPVLVHNCGGSLYEAGGKHGASARGSSRGTNSAEPQNGQAALDNSVPVKGTSPRRVGVDVENGEIVVLDRTVQRPCKCGGGGTNDIYHGHVRGWGDLHIDMQNSLRRAGLVDRRGRVIG; via the coding sequence GTGATCGACCTGGCGGCTGCCTTGCGACTGCTCAGGGAAAACCTGCGCGACGGCACGAACGTGGCCTGGCTGGAGAGCGGCGATGTGTTGCGGATAGGGGTTGATACGGATTTCTACCTGGCGGTGCAGATTCAGGAGAGTGCGCTCGGATCTCTGACGGAGATCGAGAAGATGGGGTTGTATCCGGTGAGGGTTCCCTCCTGGGCAGAGGAAGAGGAGGAGCCGACTGTCTCTCGTCCCGCGGACGGTGGGTATTGGACAGAGGTGACGGCCCGAGCTGCGGTGGACAGCACAACACCGACGCTCATCCTGGAACGCTGGGCGCACGGACGCTGCGGGCACCGGTGGTACCTCGTGGAGGACGGCGGCCTCCCGCTGGGCGCCGGATCAGTGAGGCGCCAGTCCTTGGTCACAGCCTTCTTCGGCGCGGAGATCCGTTGGGCTGCCCGGAGCGGCCTCGCCGGTACGTATCAGACCGGAGTTTCGTACAAGCCCTCCGGAGTGGTGGGTGGAGTGAGCTACTCGGCCGCGGGCGCCCTGCCCGGCGGGAGCTACAGCCTCACCTACGACACGAACACGCTCCGTCCCGTTGCCATGATCGGGAACGGGTACAGCACCACCACCTCCTACAGCCTCACCGGCAAGCCGCTCGTTCACGAACTCGGCGACAACAGCGACGGCACCAGGACGGTGATCACCAATGAGTACGAGCGGGGAACCCGACGGCTGGCGAACACACGGGTCGACCGACTGCCCATCCCCGGTGTCGACAAGTACCTCACGTACCGGTACGACCAGATCGGCAACATCCTTTCCGCCGCGGACGTTTCCCGGTCGGGCACGGACAACCAGTGCTACACCTACGACCATCTGCGCCGCCTGACCGAGGCCTGGACCGAACCCGACACCGCCTGCGCCACCACACCGGTCGGCCAGACCATCGCCGGACCGGCTCCGTACTGGAACAGCTACACCTACGACAAGACCGGCAACAGGCTCACCGAGACTCGTCACGACACCGCCGGTGACAGCAGCAAGGATCTCAAGAGCACCTACGACTACCCCGACGCGGGACAGCCTCGGCCCCATGCCCTGGACTCCGTGACGACCACTGGTCCGACCGTCACCTCGCAGGACAGCTACACGTACGACGAGACGGGCAACACCACCACCCGCACCGTCTCCGGAGACACGCAGAGCCTCCTGTGGGACGTGGAAGGACACCTCGCCAAGGTCACCGAAGCGGGCGAAGGTGGCGACAAAGTCACCGACTACCTCTACGACGCCGACGGCAACCGTCTGATCGCCCGTACTCCCACCGAGACCACTCTCTACCTCGGACACACCGAAATCACCGTCGCCAAGGGCACCACCACCCCCAAGGCCACCCGTTACATCGACATAGGCGAAGGGAACCAGGCTGTCCAGGACAACAACGGCGCTGTCTCCTTCACCATCGCTGACCACCAAGGCACTGGCCAGCTCGCCGTTACCTCCAACAGCCAGACCCTCACACAGCGCCGCACCCAGCCCTTCGGCAGCCCTCGCGGCACTCAACCCACCACCTGGCCCGGAACCAAGAACTTCGTCGGCGGCACCAACGACACCTCCACCGGCCTGACCCACCTCGGCGCCCGCGAATACGACTCCAGCACGGGCCGCTTCCTCTCCGTCGACCCGCTCCTCGACACGGCGAACCCCCAGCAGATGAACGGCTACTCCTACGCGGAGAACAGCCCCATCACCCAGAGCGACCCCAGCGGCCTCATGGCCTGCGCCTCGCCGGCTGAATGCGGCGGCGGCCTCCAGTACGGCAACAGCCCGGCAGCCCAAAGCGGAAAACCCCTCAACGACCCCTCCTGGGGCTGCCCCGGTTGCGACGGCGACAGCTACGACGACGGCTGGTGGGAGAGCAGCGGCTGGAGCGCGGCACCCATCAGTCCCAGTATCAAGCCCGGTACGGTCATGGTCTTCCCCAATATTCACGTACCTGCCGACTGGAAATACGCCGACGACTACAAGACAAAGCTCAACGAAGCAATCACCAGAAACGACCTCCGGCCAGGGCAGACGTCAAGCTGGATCACCAACCCAGAATTTGAAGACCAGCCCGAAAAAGCCGCAGAGGATATCCAGCGTCTCTCATTCATAATCTGCGGAAAAGTAGACGGCTGCCCGAAGTCGATTAGCTCCGCGAAAGCATTTGTGCTCGCCGGCGTTTCTGCGCAGATAGCGGCAGGCGGTGGAGAGGGCAGCGTCGGCAGATGGTCGGCGGGGGCAACTAAGGGCCAGTGCAACAGCTTCACTCCTGGCACGAAGGTTCTTCTCGAGGATGGCACCACCAAGCCCATCGAAGACCTCAAGGTCGGCGACAAGGTGCTCGCCACTGACCCGGAAACCGGCAAGACCACACCGAAAAAGGTCACAGCCGAGATCAAGGGGAAGGGCCTCAAGAATCTCGTCAAGATCGCTCTCCGTATCAGCAACAAGCGCGGCTCGAGCACGACAACCGTCACCGCAACCGACGGTCACCCGTTCTGGGTCCCCGAACTCCACGAGTGGATCGACGCCACCGATCTCCGTGCGGGACAGCACCTCCAGACCAGCACTGGTGGAGCACGCGTCCAGATCACAGCCCTCGAGCGCCAGACCCGACCTGCAACGGTCTACAACCTCACGATCGCCGACCTCCACACATACTATGTTCTGGCGGGGGCCACGCCGGTCCTCGTTCACAACTGCGGTGGATCTCTCTATGAAGCTGGTGGGAAGCACGGTGCTTCGGCCCGCGGAAGCTCCAGGGGAACAAATAGCGCTGAGCCGCAGAATGGCCAGGCTGCCTTGGATAACTCAGTCCCGGTAAAGGGGACCTCTCCTCGGAGAGTCGGGGTCGACGTCGAAAACGGAGAGATTGTTGTCCTGGATCGTACGGTCCAGCGGCCATGCAAGTGTGGTGGCGGAGGAACGAATGATATTTATCACGGGCACGTCCGCGGATGGGGCGATCTCCATATTGACATGCAGAATTCCCTGAGGCGAGCGGGTCTCGTCGACAGGAGAGGGAGGGTCATAGGGTGA